The Buttiauxella selenatireducens genome has a window encoding:
- a CDS encoding ATP-binding protein: MSDESISAIYTFEGKVDSKKILIGTSLLEDIPVHIPVNGIFNSHIGIFGNTGSGKSNSLAKIYSELFSSNGDNIFKKSTFVFIDFNGEYKPIHNQFESKSIYLELDTQKKDGNDKLKIKKSEFWDSELLSVLFSATEKTQKPFLNILARNRHKHGDELDDYFHNTLNIMFGQNQHRETISVLRSIISIINPEKTKEINAELSEFSWYSRGDNNKYYRNNSYFNTPEEYLAHLPHLVSSDIDISKLSAFDQIIVRATLQLIMSVSRNYVQYEHISPLINKMNSSTNSLEKVIEIIDDVALEPKPLLFISLKNCNQETKKTIPMLIAKCSFLEHKRKDTAQNSFHLIIDEAHNILSETSNRESETWKDYRLELFEEIIKEGRKFGYFVTIASQRPADISPTLISQIHNYFLHRLVNENDLFLLKNSISNLDNSSRALVPILPSGACVVSGTAFHTPMIIQVQRLPSELAPESDTIDLDTFW, translated from the coding sequence ATATCTGACGAATCAATATCAGCAATATATACATTCGAAGGCAAAGTTGACTCAAAGAAAATATTAATAGGAACATCTTTATTAGAAGACATCCCAGTTCACATACCAGTTAATGGTATATTTAATTCTCACATAGGAATATTTGGAAACACTGGCAGTGGAAAATCGAATTCATTAGCTAAGATTTACAGTGAGCTTTTCTCCAGCAACGGTGACAATATATTCAAAAAATCCACTTTTGTTTTTATTGATTTTAATGGTGAATACAAACCTATCCACAATCAATTTGAAAGCAAAAGTATATATCTTGAACTTGATACACAAAAAAAAGATGGCAATGACAAGCTAAAGATTAAAAAATCTGAGTTCTGGGATTCTGAATTACTTTCAGTTCTTTTCTCCGCCACAGAAAAAACTCAAAAACCATTTCTTAATATATTGGCAAGGAATAGACACAAGCATGGTGATGAGCTTGATGATTACTTCCATAACACATTAAACATCATGTTTGGTCAAAACCAACATAGAGAAACCATAAGTGTATTACGCTCTATAATAAGCATTATCAACCCAGAAAAGACAAAGGAAATTAATGCCGAGCTATCTGAATTTAGTTGGTACTCAAGGGGAGACAACAATAAATATTATAGAAACAATTCATATTTCAATACACCGGAAGAGTATTTAGCTCATCTACCCCATCTTGTAAGTAGTGATATTGACATTTCTAAGTTATCAGCTTTTGATCAAATAATTGTTAGAGCGACCCTCCAACTAATCATGTCGGTTTCTAGAAACTATGTGCAATATGAACACATCAGTCCTTTAATAAACAAAATGAATTCATCAACCAACTCGCTTGAAAAAGTAATTGAGATTATTGATGATGTAGCACTAGAACCTAAACCATTATTATTTATATCTTTAAAAAACTGCAATCAAGAAACAAAAAAAACAATACCAATGCTAATTGCCAAATGTTCTTTTCTTGAGCACAAAAGAAAAGATACTGCGCAGAACAGCTTTCACCTTATCATTGATGAAGCCCATAACATTCTTTCGGAAACCTCAAATCGCGAATCAGAAACTTGGAAAGACTATCGACTTGAGTTGTTTGAAGAGATAATCAAAGAAGGAAGGAAATTCGGCTATTTTGTTACAATTGCAAGTCAGCGCCCCGCTGATATATCACCTACGTTAATATCCCAAATCCATAATTATTTCCTACATCGCTTAGTTAATGAAAATGATCTTTTCTTACTTAAAAACTCTATAAGCAATCTTGATAATTCATCACGCGCGTTAGTACCGATCTTGCCATCAGGTGCTTGTGTTGTCTCAGGAACTGCATTTCACACACCAATGATCATTCAAGTTCAACGCCTACCATCTGAGTTAGCGCCAGAAAGCGATACAATTGATCTTGATACATTTTGGTAG
- a CDS encoding SIR2 family protein, with translation MANELFKAFKASDLLDKNINFLIGSGASASYIPTLRINDDKTYEDILTDSDYSEILNYVYHQYYKNILRKSFCLVPLGSLSRKKRRETLTSYEELIENIVSLINRKGANQIRRANIFTTNYDLFFEKASDRLLRKSANFIFNDGARGLSKRYLQISNFHTSTWHQGTNDLYKFEIPTINLIKMHGSVSWKKISEDKIEVNYPSDYPNGLELEITTNDIKETVNNIEEHSSKYTAEEILSLSSEDESALQNFREEYNKLAIVNPTKAKFEETVFQQHYYQSLRLLSYELEKPQTVLVCFGFSFKDEHIREIISRSLSNPSLIVYIFCYKKDDKAEIKKLVSNKKIIFIHPDNDDSENVINIDRFINCIFPTIGKDSTEGLVCSL, from the coding sequence ATGGCAAACGAACTATTCAAAGCATTCAAAGCATCTGATTTGCTTGATAAAAACATCAATTTCCTTATTGGGTCAGGAGCTTCAGCCTCATACATACCTACTCTTAGGATTAATGATGATAAAACATATGAAGATATACTCACTGATAGTGATTACTCTGAGATACTAAACTACGTTTATCACCAATATTATAAAAATATTCTAAGGAAAAGTTTTTGCCTTGTGCCTCTAGGTTCACTATCACGAAAAAAACGCAGGGAGACATTAACCTCTTATGAAGAATTAATAGAAAACATCGTAAGCCTGATAAATAGAAAAGGCGCGAATCAGATTCGACGCGCAAATATATTCACTACAAATTACGATCTTTTTTTCGAAAAAGCATCTGACAGATTGCTACGTAAGTCGGCAAACTTTATTTTCAATGATGGGGCAAGAGGTCTTAGCAAGCGCTATCTTCAAATCAGTAACTTCCACACATCTACGTGGCATCAGGGAACCAATGATTTGTATAAATTTGAAATACCTACAATCAACCTCATTAAAATGCATGGTTCAGTCTCATGGAAAAAAATCAGCGAAGATAAAATAGAAGTCAACTACCCAAGCGACTACCCTAATGGTTTAGAGCTAGAAATAACCACAAACGACATAAAAGAAACAGTTAATAATATTGAAGAACACTCATCAAAATATACAGCAGAGGAAATTTTAAGCCTTTCAAGTGAAGATGAATCAGCCCTTCAAAACTTCCGTGAAGAATATAACAAACTAGCTATTGTAAATCCAACAAAAGCTAAATTTGAAGAGACTGTATTTCAACAGCATTATTACCAATCACTAAGACTTTTAAGTTATGAACTAGAAAAACCACAAACCGTACTTGTATGCTTTGGATTCTCTTTTAAAGACGAACATATTCGAGAAATAATTTCTCGCTCTCTAAGCAACCCATCATTAATAGTATATATCTTTTGCTATAAAAAAGATGACAAAGCAGAAATAAAAAAATTAGTAAGTAATAAAAAAATTATATTCATCCATCCTGATAATGACGATAGCGAAAACGTGATTAATATTGACAGGTTTATTAATTGCATCTTTCCAACTATTGGCAAAGATTCTACTGAGGGATTAGTATGCAGTTTATAA
- a CDS encoding Ig-like domain-containing protein, which translates to MATQNNLPGSVRITGFDNGELISQFSGGSDRVVNLTKPSIVRVQASPESVNYYERQGDDLIVHMKDGSTVRYQHFFTLDANGHHSELYFDDQTGSHHALFPFANEAGPATAQTVVPTYADSAVVAAASEEGSNNALLWIGAGLLAAGGIALAAGGGGGGGGGGGSDNNNGGGGQGGNVGNANGDSNNGGNNNGSNSGGNDPAAQPQVSTLTINPFAGDNVVSAVETLESQIVSGNTQAFNAGRTISITIEGQTWTGTVNSDGSWNISIPAGTLQQLAAGTHTLTVTLVDVNGVTLTQTQDFTVDLTVPAPTIDTPFGDGFLNLAEQGQDQIITGKTGITGPGQGVVLEFNGQSYTATVDENGNWQVTIPASALQAVPDGVAQMTVSVVDANGNVAEQSIDVTVDTVAPALAITDIGNNGVIDGLMINSGQDQIVRGTSDAKEAGDKVTVTFNGKTYDTTVDQNGNWQVNIPAADLAGKEGNNTVSAVITDPAGNTAAASKDFSLTTAVITLNNFAGDNVLDGAEMQINQILSGTTENIPVGTTVVINFAGTTYNVLVETGGVWHLDLTPAQLALADGSYTISVTVPGYVNTAVSESFTVNTTQPAIAIEIISTDDVLNASEIQQPITISGVTTLLGAAITVTFNNKTYVLVADGAGRWSAQIPAEDLAGLKDGPFDVQAQATLGGQTANVSHTFVVDTTAPVVTIDAVTPDNIVNATEAGAALTITGKVTPLDVNFAHQVTVTINGKTFTGNVNSDGTWSVQADANVLNGVQDGDVTIKASVNDAAGNTGNADHLLTLDTTPPALTIDTGFLQDGKLNFNESQADQILSGQTEAGAKVSLVINGKTLQTLADDSGHWSLTLSSGDLKTLKQGANSLELTATDVAGNNTDGSVSIDVKTTGLPTLTLDTLFGDGAVNSFEALDGGKITGTALNLPTGTEVTVVIGSPPKQVTVSGTVDGTGHWSATVPPNDMKILSDGQCNVTVTASDSYGNVGTASGSMEILIHQLPHAVLTPPLFVDGYLNLAEAQAGQALTGNSGIIGGGQFVTVEINGKPFKGDVDSNGNWTVHLPPNVLLALADGTSTIQVILTDRASNIDVSPDYSFEVRTHVLPNPGLDKPFGDGVLNAIEASTDETIGGKTGFATNAGQTVMVSVDNGAARAASVKADGSWELTLTSAELKAYPDGNVPVKVTVTDIAGNVGVANGSFTAQTHNVPVLTINTPFVDGVLNYDEAHAVGGQVITGSTGISGAGQIVKVTIGGLTVDAVVQANGDWSATIPGSKLTDLVNGENYPISVTVTDSVGNTDTESASAVVHVKKPEPTIDLLFGDEILNISEAAGPLTLSGTTGLTGGGQAVKVTIDLNGVIYNADVTTGGVWTLNLPAGALQGLTGTSHGISVTATDAYGNSATVNDGFTTAFTAPTVTLTTPLFTDNIVGTAEAGVAQILSGTLTTATTGTPVVHVIIGGKDFTATVTGNTWTLDLTGSSDWVGVAQGVQNVVVTISDTAHNTGSTSAPLTILTLAPTLTVDAFAGNNDLSYEESQHGVTLTGSSTHLLAGQQINVELAGKTFTTTIQANGSWSVMLTPEQLATLDEGGQTLKVTATDSAGNNASTPGVPVTIDHTAPPESVSINTIGGDGYLNIDELAGTVTISGKATGSTTTVTVTLNGTEVGTATVAGGIWSLTLSPANKDLLAEGVNAITATGQGAQDSITVTVDSSRPTITVDPFADNDIVDVNESKSSQLLSGTASVEDIGRDITIQLNGKNYFATVLAGGNWSVSIPQADVANLPQDQQNITLTLTDAAGNTKTVTHEITVATVAPLLEVDALGVGNLLTAVEIIGGLPLGGRGDPGDTVHITLGPISLTALVDETGHWKVQLPEVDLGKLTDGAQVIGLSVSDQNGNVTTANVVLNVAINKDLGVLIPDLFATDGILNVAESLVTQVITGKATGDYRDATVTVTLLGFTVTVPVSADGSWSVSVPPSTWIGLTQDTAGLDVSIKDINGNTTNTLVNIDLALTDLPVVGNVIASVDNIINKADTAVAQTVTGVVQGVEAGTEVLLKIGGSVISTTVDATGHWIASLPPALLAALPDGTAALKVSVTDKFGNLVESNVNLTVLSHNLPTITLNPLFGDGVLSIVELVNGVISGTATGLNGRTISLSINGAQQLTATVDANGKWSAALTPDVIGILQGLGTGNVSVSASATDLVGNPAASATVGLKLDLIAPVLNSVTLFGDGLLSAVDATLAQTITGSVGHAPSGSVVTVALGGKTFDGTVASDGSFKINLSPSDLLGLSDGNLIPRVTITTIDGNTSSVNLPAVTVAVANLPKVIIDSVFGGDGYLNVSEAGSGQTLTGKITAGITDGAKVVVTIGGTNYDTTVAANGTWSLPVPNTVLKGLQNGALHIGVTVTDKVGNTNTDGANTIVKLTTPGLSFNALATLNILTLLTKGLTLSGGSTNLGSGAVVHIGLLNNTVSTTAITDSNGNWTATIGLGLNLLELLSLSSAVNLYASDLAGNTGYLNVGLGGDIISTTPPAAPMMMMASMSETNTTGDETSTTHSTSTTSNNTTETTEHSADTSGDAAAYTIGGLSIDLADGTTVSGDTLHGSTGNDTVHLSTLGFVQIDGGAGIDTLVLDGVNMTLDLVAEGSKIQHIEIFDLGLSGTNSITLNLNEALNITDKPEDDLLIKGAKGDQVNLVNGTGDVWEVAGQREINGVEYDVYHNSSQLSSNTLGDVLIQQGLHVNLV; encoded by the coding sequence ATGGCGACGCAAAATAATCTTCCCGGCTCCGTCCGTATTACTGGATTCGATAATGGTGAGTTGATCAGTCAATTCTCTGGTGGTAGCGACCGTGTCGTGAACCTCACTAAACCCAGTATTGTGCGGGTGCAAGCCTCCCCGGAAAGCGTTAATTATTATGAGCGTCAGGGTGATGACCTGATTGTCCATATGAAAGATGGCAGTACCGTTCGTTACCAGCACTTTTTTACTCTGGATGCCAACGGGCACCACAGTGAATTGTATTTTGATGATCAAACCGGAAGCCATCACGCATTATTCCCATTTGCCAATGAGGCTGGCCCTGCAACGGCTCAAACTGTTGTGCCGACTTATGCCGACAGCGCTGTCGTCGCCGCGGCAAGTGAAGAGGGCAGTAATAATGCCTTGCTGTGGATTGGCGCTGGGCTGTTAGCTGCGGGCGGCATCGCCCTTGCCGCAGGTGGTGGTGGCGGCGGAGGTGGAGGCGGCGGAAGTGACAATAACAATGGCGGTGGCGGCCAGGGCGGAAATGTCGGCAATGCCAATGGGGACAGCAACAACGGGGGCAACAACAACGGGAGTAACAGCGGTGGAAATGATCCCGCCGCGCAACCGCAGGTGTCCACGTTAACGATTAATCCTTTTGCGGGCGACAATGTTGTCAGTGCGGTAGAAACTCTTGAGAGCCAGATTGTTAGCGGCAACACGCAGGCATTTAATGCCGGTCGCACAATCAGTATCACAATAGAGGGCCAGACCTGGACCGGGACTGTTAACAGCGACGGGTCATGGAATATTAGTATTCCAGCCGGCACGTTGCAGCAACTTGCCGCCGGTACGCATACCCTTACCGTTACGCTGGTTGATGTAAACGGTGTCACCCTGACGCAGACCCAAGATTTCACGGTGGATCTCACCGTTCCCGCGCCGACCATTGATACCCCATTTGGCGACGGTTTTTTAAACCTGGCCGAGCAAGGGCAGGACCAAATTATTACCGGTAAAACCGGGATCACCGGGCCGGGCCAGGGCGTTGTGCTGGAATTTAATGGCCAGTCTTACACCGCGACGGTGGATGAAAACGGGAATTGGCAGGTCACGATACCCGCAAGTGCGCTGCAGGCGGTGCCGGATGGTGTTGCCCAGATGACCGTCAGCGTAGTGGATGCCAATGGAAATGTAGCCGAACAAAGTATCGATGTTACGGTCGATACCGTCGCTCCTGCGTTGGCGATCACTGACATTGGTAATAACGGCGTCATTGATGGATTGATGATAAATAGCGGTCAGGATCAGATTGTTCGCGGCACGTCAGATGCGAAAGAAGCGGGCGATAAGGTCACGGTGACTTTCAACGGTAAAACGTATGACACCACGGTTGACCAGAATGGGAATTGGCAGGTCAATATTCCGGCGGCAGATCTAGCCGGCAAAGAAGGGAACAACACCGTTAGCGCGGTGATTACCGATCCCGCAGGAAATACCGCCGCAGCCAGTAAAGATTTCTCGCTTACAACCGCCGTTATCACCCTCAATAATTTTGCTGGCGACAACGTGCTGGATGGCGCAGAAATGCAAATCAACCAGATACTCAGCGGCACAACTGAAAATATTCCGGTTGGGACGACCGTCGTTATCAATTTTGCGGGAACAACCTATAACGTTTTGGTGGAAACGGGGGGCGTCTGGCATTTAGATCTCACGCCTGCGCAATTAGCCTTAGCGGATGGCTCATATACCATTTCCGTCACCGTTCCTGGCTATGTTAATACTGCCGTTAGCGAAAGTTTCACGGTAAATACCACGCAACCTGCTATTGCGATTGAGATTATCTCTACCGACGATGTTCTGAACGCCAGTGAAATCCAGCAGCCGATTACCATCAGCGGCGTCACCACGCTTTTGGGCGCAGCCATTACCGTCACATTCAATAATAAAACTTACGTGTTAGTTGCAGATGGAGCGGGGAGATGGAGTGCGCAAATCCCTGCGGAAGATTTAGCTGGCCTGAAAGATGGCCCGTTTGATGTGCAGGCTCAGGCAACGCTTGGCGGTCAAACAGCTAACGTGTCTCACACGTTTGTGGTCGATACCACCGCGCCGGTTGTCACTATTGATGCGGTCACGCCTGACAATATCGTTAACGCAACTGAAGCCGGTGCGGCACTGACCATCACCGGTAAGGTCACGCCACTTGATGTGAATTTTGCTCACCAGGTCACGGTGACCATTAACGGTAAAACTTTCACGGGTAACGTCAATAGCGACGGAACATGGAGCGTCCAGGCCGATGCGAATGTGCTCAACGGCGTGCAGGATGGCGATGTCACTATCAAGGCTTCGGTTAATGATGCGGCGGGAAATACGGGTAATGCCGACCATTTATTAACGCTGGACACCACACCGCCAGCGCTAACTATCGATACCGGCTTCTTGCAAGACGGCAAACTCAATTTTAATGAATCACAAGCTGACCAGATATTGAGTGGCCAGACCGAAGCAGGGGCGAAGGTGTCGCTGGTCATTAATGGCAAAACGCTTCAGACGCTCGCCGATGATAGCGGCCACTGGTCGTTGACGTTGTCATCTGGCGACTTAAAAACCCTGAAGCAAGGGGCGAACTCGCTTGAGTTAACGGCCACAGATGTGGCGGGAAACAACACTGACGGCTCCGTTTCGATTGATGTCAAAACCACCGGGCTGCCGACTCTGACGCTCGACACGCTCTTTGGCGATGGCGCGGTTAACTCATTCGAGGCTCTTGATGGCGGGAAGATAACGGGAACCGCACTCAACCTGCCGACGGGGACGGAAGTCACGGTGGTGATTGGCTCCCCGCCTAAGCAAGTTACCGTATCCGGCACGGTGGATGGCACCGGGCACTGGAGCGCCACGGTGCCGCCAAATGACATGAAGATATTGTCTGACGGGCAGTGCAACGTGACCGTCACGGCTTCAGATTCTTACGGCAACGTCGGTACTGCAAGTGGATCGATGGAGATATTGATTCATCAGTTGCCGCACGCGGTGCTGACTCCGCCACTGTTTGTTGATGGTTATTTAAATCTTGCCGAAGCGCAGGCAGGCCAGGCGCTGACCGGAAACTCAGGGATAATAGGCGGTGGGCAATTCGTCACTGTGGAGATAAACGGTAAGCCCTTCAAAGGGGACGTGGATAGTAACGGAAACTGGACCGTCCATCTCCCGCCGAATGTGCTGCTGGCACTGGCTGATGGCACCAGCACCATTCAGGTGATTCTGACAGACCGTGCATCCAATATTGATGTTAGTCCTGATTACAGCTTCGAGGTTCGCACCCATGTGTTACCGAATCCAGGGCTGGATAAACCCTTCGGCGACGGCGTACTGAACGCCATTGAAGCGAGCACGGACGAAACGATTGGCGGTAAAACCGGGTTTGCCACTAATGCCGGGCAGACCGTCATGGTCAGCGTCGATAATGGAGCAGCTCGCGCGGCTTCGGTGAAAGCCGATGGTAGCTGGGAATTAACGTTAACCTCCGCTGAATTGAAAGCTTATCCCGATGGTAATGTGCCGGTAAAAGTCACCGTGACGGATATCGCCGGAAACGTCGGTGTGGCGAACGGCAGCTTCACCGCTCAGACCCATAACGTGCCGGTGCTGACCATCAACACCCCGTTTGTCGATGGCGTGCTGAACTACGACGAAGCCCACGCCGTGGGCGGGCAGGTGATTACCGGCAGCACCGGGATTTCTGGTGCAGGGCAAATTGTTAAAGTCACGATCGGTGGTTTAACCGTCGATGCCGTGGTTCAGGCCAATGGAGACTGGAGCGCTACGATTCCAGGCTCGAAGCTCACGGATTTGGTTAACGGAGAAAATTATCCCATCAGCGTGACCGTCACGGATTCGGTGGGAAATACCGATACCGAAAGTGCGAGTGCAGTGGTTCACGTGAAGAAACCTGAACCGACCATCGATCTGCTGTTTGGCGATGAGATCCTCAATATCAGCGAGGCGGCAGGGCCGCTTACCCTTTCTGGCACCACGGGTCTGACGGGCGGCGGGCAGGCGGTCAAAGTCACCATCGATCTCAATGGGGTAATTTATAATGCCGATGTGACGACTGGCGGCGTCTGGACGCTGAATTTACCCGCTGGCGCGTTGCAGGGGTTAACCGGAACGTCGCATGGTATTTCTGTGACCGCAACGGATGCTTATGGCAACAGCGCGACGGTAAACGATGGTTTTACCACGGCATTTACCGCGCCGACCGTTACGCTCACTACGCCGTTATTTACTGACAACATCGTCGGCACCGCAGAAGCAGGCGTGGCGCAAATCCTGAGCGGAACGTTAACTACGGCAACAACAGGCACTCCGGTGGTGCACGTGATCATTGGCGGCAAAGATTTTACAGCCACCGTGACGGGCAATACCTGGACCTTAGATCTCACGGGTTCGAGTGACTGGGTTGGCGTCGCGCAGGGCGTGCAAAATGTGGTGGTCACCATTAGCGATACCGCGCACAACACCGGTTCGACCAGCGCACCGCTGACGATTTTGACGCTTGCACCGACTCTGACGGTTGATGCGTTTGCAGGTAATAACGATCTCAGTTACGAAGAAAGCCAGCACGGCGTCACGCTGACGGGTTCTTCTACTCACCTTTTAGCCGGGCAGCAAATTAACGTGGAGCTTGCCGGGAAGACGTTCACCACCACCATTCAGGCGAATGGTTCCTGGTCAGTCATGCTAACGCCGGAACAGCTCGCAACGCTCGATGAAGGTGGCCAAACGCTTAAAGTCACCGCGACGGATAGCGCGGGTAATAACGCGTCCACACCAGGCGTCCCGGTGACCATCGACCACACCGCACCGCCGGAAAGCGTCTCCATCAATACCATTGGCGGTGATGGCTATCTGAATATTGATGAATTAGCCGGAACGGTGACGATTAGCGGGAAAGCGACCGGAAGCACGACTACGGTCACGGTAACGTTGAATGGCACTGAAGTGGGAACGGCGACGGTGGCAGGCGGTATCTGGAGCCTGACGCTGAGTCCAGCAAATAAAGATTTACTGGCTGAGGGGGTAAACGCCATTACCGCCACCGGACAGGGCGCGCAGGATTCCATCACCGTTACCGTTGATAGTTCACGCCCAACGATTACCGTCGATCCCTTTGCAGACAACGATATTGTTGATGTCAATGAATCCAAAAGCAGCCAGCTATTAAGCGGCACGGCGAGCGTTGAGGATATTGGCCGTGATATTACCATTCAGCTAAACGGCAAAAACTATTTTGCCACGGTGCTGGCGGGCGGGAACTGGTCGGTTTCTATTCCACAAGCGGATGTGGCGAATTTGCCACAGGATCAACAAAACATCACCCTGACGCTAACCGATGCGGCGGGCAATACTAAGACGGTTACGCACGAAATAACCGTGGCAACCGTTGCGCCATTGCTCGAAGTGGATGCGCTGGGCGTGGGCAATTTGTTGACCGCCGTCGAGATTATTGGGGGCCTGCCGTTAGGTGGGCGGGGTGACCCTGGCGACACGGTTCATATTACTCTTGGGCCGATTTCTTTAACTGCGTTGGTCGATGAAACCGGTCACTGGAAAGTTCAGCTTCCGGAAGTCGATCTCGGAAAATTAACTGATGGCGCGCAGGTTATTGGCCTCAGCGTATCGGATCAAAATGGCAACGTGACGACCGCTAATGTGGTGCTAAACGTCGCGATTAACAAAGACCTTGGCGTGTTAATACCAGATTTGTTTGCCACTGACGGGATACTCAATGTTGCTGAATCACTGGTGACACAAGTCATTACCGGCAAAGCAACAGGGGATTACCGCGATGCCACAGTGACGGTCACACTGCTTGGCTTTACGGTTACAGTGCCTGTTTCTGCGGATGGTTCATGGAGTGTGTCTGTCCCACCGAGTACCTGGATTGGCCTCACGCAAGATACCGCCGGACTCGATGTTTCCATTAAAGATATCAATGGGAATACGACAAACACACTGGTGAATATTGACCTCGCATTGACTGATTTGCCTGTGGTGGGCAACGTTATCGCCTCGGTCGACAACATTATTAACAAAGCCGATACCGCCGTGGCTCAAACCGTCACGGGCGTAGTGCAGGGCGTTGAGGCAGGGACAGAAGTGCTGTTGAAAATCGGTGGTAGCGTTATATCAACCACGGTTGACGCCACCGGGCACTGGATTGCTTCTCTTCCGCCTGCTTTGCTGGCAGCACTGCCGGACGGTACCGCAGCGTTAAAAGTCAGCGTGACCGACAAATTCGGCAACCTCGTCGAAAGCAACGTTAATCTCACCGTGCTTTCCCACAATTTGCCGACGATTACGCTTAACCCGCTATTTGGTGATGGGGTGCTGAGCATTGTTGAACTGGTTAATGGCGTCATCAGCGGCACCGCAACAGGGCTGAATGGACGAACGATCTCTCTGAGCATTAACGGCGCGCAGCAATTAACTGCGACCGTCGATGCCAACGGGAAATGGAGTGCGGCACTGACACCGGATGTTATTGGCATTCTACAGGGGCTTGGCACCGGAAATGTCTCGGTATCGGCAAGCGCTACAGACCTGGTCGGTAACCCGGCGGCTTCTGCAACCGTGGGCTTGAAACTCGACCTTATCGCGCCGGTGCTTAACTCCGTCACGCTGTTTGGCGATGGTTTATTAAGTGCCGTTGATGCCACCCTGGCGCAAACCATTACCGGTTCCGTAGGCCATGCGCCATCAGGTTCTGTTGTCACGGTGGCGCTGGGAGGCAAAACCTTCGATGGCACCGTGGCCAGTGACGGCAGCTTTAAAATTAACCTCTCGCCGAGCGATTTGCTCGGGTTGAGCGACGGCAATTTAATCCCACGCGTCACGATAACCACCATCGACGGTAATACCTCGTCGGTGAACCTGCCTGCCGTTACGGTGGCGGTCGCCAATCTACCAAAAGTGATTATTGATTCGGTGTTTGGCGGCGATGGTTATCTGAATGTCAGCGAAGCAGGTTCAGGCCAGACGTTAACCGGGAAGATTACCGCCGGGATCACGGATGGCGCGAAAGTGGTGGTGACCATCGGTGGAACAAACTACGACACGACGGTCGCGGCGAATGGAACCTGGTCGCTGCCAGTCCCTAATACCGTGCTTAAAGGCTTGCAGAATGGCGCACTGCACATTGGTGTGACGGTAACCGACAAGGTGGGGAACACCAATACTGACGGCGCGAACACCATTGTGAAACTGACGACGCCGGGGCTGAGTTTTAATGCGCTGGCCACTCTTAATATTCTCACTTTATTGACTAAAGGGCTGACGTTAAGCGGCGGTTCTACCAATCTCGGCAGCGGTGCGGTGGTTCATATTGGGCTGTTGAATAACACCGTGAGCACCACGGCTATCACCGACAGCAACGGGAACTGGACGGCTACCATTGGCCTGGGCCTGAATCTGTTGGAATTACTCTCTTTGAGCAGCGCCGTGAATCTTTACGCCTCGGATCTGGCGGGGAATACCGGTTATCTCAACGTTGGGCTGGGCGGCGACATTATTTCCACCACGCCACCGGCGGCACCCATGATGATGATGGCTTCAATGTCGGAAACCAACACCACCGGTGATGAAACCAGTACCACTCATTCCACTTCTACAACCAGCAATAACACGACGGAAACCACGGAACATTCCGCTGACACAAGCGGCGATGCGGCGGCTTACACCATCGGCGGTTTGAGCATTGATCTCGCCGACGGCACCACCGTTAGCGGCGACACGCTACACGGCAGCACCGGGAATGACACCGTTCATCTCTCAACGCTTGGGTTTGTGCAGATTGATGGCGGTGCAGGCATCGATACGCTGGTGCTGGATGGCGTCAACATGACCCTCGACCTGGTGGCGGAAGGCAGCAAAATCCAGCATATCGAAATCTTCGATTTGGGGCTTTCCGGCACCAACTCGATAACCCTTAACCTCAACGAAGCGCTAAATATCACCGACAAACCGGAAGACGACCTGCTGATTAAAGGGGCGAAAGGTGACCAGGTGAATTTGGTTAACGGCACTGGCGATGTATGGGAAGTCGCCGGGCAGCGGGAAATCAACGGTGTGGAATACGACGTTTATCACAACAGCTCACAGCTCAGCAGCAACACGCTGGGTGATGTGCTGATTCAGCAGGGGTTGCATGTGAATCTGGTTTAA